The Stomoxys calcitrans chromosome 3, idStoCalc2.1, whole genome shotgun sequence genome includes a region encoding these proteins:
- the LOC106081210 gene encoding uncharacterized protein LOC106081210: MSHRDPATIITKQHCGQIIKNYNKCHKKDFKMLSYAVASAEEAKGFLGEYFRLAIMCWEPTQSENEELPHEEALQADENFNHEITEENALKTDDATLLKFFIKKLPLVHEEHEKVVIFRKEGRLYSTLLAELLEYSPHLWCPKVYLSSSHLLVLEDLDELGYHSLTNKETLKVEEMLPILKGLAAMHASSILYELYDKSIEDNYAECLKEITVHPDIPWFQVGLKALLEVAKIHPRYQAEESQKFIEQELPYHLRSLYFMVNPSPKYRNVVCHRDSWGGNIFINSEDSEASAIFVDFQTCRYCPPIIDVIFTLFLNLSKEERVAKEKSYLEYYWQQLQFYTKSDKESDVCLGLNETDFWESYEEFKLIGYVYRALAKSILEVPTEMVDENYKNVDRTEPLLSYLEDNEEFQEIMFECVEDIVEAVVEMSLMS; the protein is encoded by the exons ATGTCCCATAGAGATCCGGCAACTATTATCACTAAACAGCATTGCGGGCAAATCATAAAGAATTACAACAAATGCCATAAAAAAGATTTCAAAATGTTAAGCTATGCCGTTGCATCGGCGGAAGAGGCTAAAGGGTTTTTGGGTGAATATTTCCGCTTAGCCATTATGTGCTGGGAACCCACACAATCGGAGAATGAAGAG TTACCACATGAGGAGGCTTTACAGGCAgacgaaaatttcaatcatgagATAACTGAGGAAAATGCTTTGAAAACCGATGATGCtacattattgaaatttttcatcaaaaagctGCCTTTGGTCCATGAAGAACACGAAAAGGTTGTTATATTTCGCAAAGAAGGTCGTTTGTATAGCACGCTGTTAGCAGAATTGCTAGAATATT CTCCTCACCTATGGTGTCCCAAAGTCTACTTGAGCTCATCAcatcttttggttttggaagaTCTCGACGAACTGGGCTACCATTCGTTGACCAACAAAGAAACTCTAAAAGTTGAGGAAATGTTACCCATACTCAAAGGATTAGCTGCAATGCATGCCTCAAGTATACTCTACGAATTGTATGATAAATCCATAGAAGATAACTACGCAGAATGTCTGAAAGAGATAACAGTGCATCCAGATATACCATGGTTCCAAGTTGGTCTCAAAGCTTTGTTAGAGGTTGCCAAAATTCATCCGCGATATCAGGCGGAGGAAtcacaaaaattcattgaacaAGAGTTGCCTTACCATTTGAGATCGTTATATTTCATGGTAAATCCTTCGCCAAAATATCGCAATGTGGTGTGCCACCGCGACTCATGGGGTGGCAATATTTTCATAAACTCCGAGGACAGTGAAGCTTCCGCtatttttgtggattttcaGACCTGCCGTTATTGTCCACCCATTATCGATGTCATATTTACTTTATTCCTAAATCTATCCAAAGAAGAACGTGTGGCGAAGGAAAAGTCATACTTGGAGTACTACTGGCAGCAATTGCAGTTTTACACCAAGAGTGACAAAGAGTCGGATGTATGTTTGGGTCTTAATGAAACCGATTTCTGGGAATCCTATGAAGAGTTCAAGCTGATTGGTTATGTATATCGCGCCTTGGCTAAGTCAATTTTAGAAGTTCCAACAGAAATGGTCGACGAGAACTATAAAAATGTTGATAGAACTGAGCCGTTGTTGAGTTACTTGGAGGACAATGAGGAATTTCAGGAAATAATGTTTGAATGCGTAGAAGACATTGTAGAGGCTGTGGTTGAAATGTCTCTCATGAGTTAG